The following coding sequences are from one Sander lucioperca isolate FBNREF2018 chromosome 2, SLUC_FBN_1.2, whole genome shotgun sequence window:
- the ddx31 gene encoding probable ATP-dependent RNA helicase DDX31 isoform X1, whose translation MMSSATEDQLCLNICSSFSPSSSPRSKPLTTQQRWARKKHNAEKRRINSSEEEKKKRGSFKQRRLDKTAEEEEEEEEEEEEVVLQTEASPPADTQSPPTVQTDRRTPQKKKDAVRETGRSSIKTSSLFKHNPEIPEIHRPVVSQLKEKIFTSDSFSDLDLHPHLVATLNKVLNVSTVTSVQKRTIPVLLSGRDAVVQSQTGSGKTLSYAVPVVQSLQGLQQKVSRSDGPLAVVIVPTRELAQQTFQTFQKLLKPFTWIVPGVLMGGEKRKSEKARLRKGINILVSTPGRLVDHIKNTLSIAFSAVRWLILDEADRTLDLGFEKDLTVILNSLNSTGPSRQNVLLSATLTHGVTRLVDVCLQDPVNIHVSGPAPSDLTTTSSAVTSDPSTASQSESFALPESLKQYVVVVPSKIRLVCLAAFILDKCKFSQNNKLIVFFSSCEAVEFLHSLFTSVLSGPSTNQKPQLSFLRLHGNMKQEERSEVFQQFSVSNSGVLLCTDVAARGLDLPQVTWIIQYTPPAAAAEYVHRVGRTARIGGRGSSLLFLTPAETAFITELANHHISLSELKLLDILSSLMMDDTYKGRGKYYSKSSSKALEQETRERATVLQTEFENFVHSDAQSVQNAKKALQSFLRAYTTYPAHLKHIFHIRSLHLGHTAKSFGLRDAPQGLNAAPGPGAKTHNKNKNQNQKKRFSRGQREDSLLCSEFSSGLEGADAKTKKKKKKKKTTTTFGQSGEEEEEEE comes from the exons atgatgtcatcagcaaCAGAGGACCAGCTGTGTCTGAACATCTGCAGCAGTTTCTCCCCCTCTTCATCCCCCCGGTCAAAACCTCTGACTACTCAGCAGAGATGGGCCAGA AAGAAGCACAacgcagagaagagaaggatcAACTcctcagaggaggagaagaagaagagaggctCCTTCAAACAGAGGAGACTGGACAAGAcagcagaggaagaagaagaggaggaggaggaggaggaggaggtggtgctACAGACTGAAGCTTCTCctcctgcagacacacag TCTCCACCCActgtgcagacagacagaaggacaccacagaagaagaaggaTGCAGTGAGGGAAACAGGAAGGAGCAGCATCAAGACTTCCTCTCTGTTTAAACACAACCCAGAGATCCCAGAGATCCACAG ACCAGTTGTCTCCCAGTTAAAAGAGAAGATTTTCACCAGTGACTCATTTTCAGACCTGGACCTGCACCCACacctg GTGGCGACACTGAACAAAGTCCTGAATGTTTCCACGGTGACCAg tgttcaGAAACGGACTATCCCAGTTCTCCTGTCGGGACGAGACGCTGTCGTTCAGTCTCAGACGGGTTCAG GTAAGACTCTGTCCTACGCCGTCCCCGTGGTTCAGAGTCTGCAGGGGCTCCAGCAGAAGGTCAGCCGGTCCGACGGTCCTCTGGCTGTCGTCATCGTCCCGACAAGAGAG CTCGCCCAGCAGACGTTTCAGACCTTCCAGAAGCTTCTAAAG CCGTTTACCTGGATCGTCCCAGGAGTCCTGatgggaggagagaagaggaaatcAGAGAAGGCCAG GCTTCGTAAAGGAATCAACATCCTGGTGTCAACTCCTGGACGTCTTGTGGATCACATCAAAAACACCCTGAGCATCGCCTTCAGTGCTGTTCGCTGGCTGATCCTGGACGAGGCCGACCG gacaTTGGACCTGGGTTTTGAGAAGGATCTGACCGTCATATTAAACAGTCTAAACTCTACAGGACCAAGCAGACAGAACGTCCTGCTGTCTGCTACATTAACACATG GTGTAACTCGGTTAGTAGACGTTTGTCTTCAGGACCCAGTCAACATCCACGTGTCTGGCCCTGCCCCCTCTGACCTCACCACCACCAGCTCTgctgtgacctctgaccccagCACAGCCAGCCAATCGGAGAGCTTTGCTTTGCCAGAGTCTTTGAAGCAATATGTGGTAGTGGTTCCCAGTAAGATCAGACTGGTCTGTCTGGCTGCTTTCATACTGGACAAATGCAAG TTTTCTCAGAACAACAAACTTATCGTCTTCTTCTCGAGCTGCGAGGCCGTCGAGTTCCTGCACTCCCTCTTCACCTCCGTCCTCTCTGGGCCCTCCACCAATCAGAAGCCTCAGCTCAGCTTCCTGCGTCTCCATGGCAATATGAAGCAGGAG GAGCGCTCGGAGGTCTTCCAGCAGTTTTCCGTGTCTAATTCTGGAGTCCTGCTGTGTACG GACGTCGCAGCCAGAGGTCTGGACCTTCCACAGGTCACCTGGATCATTCAG TACACTCCTCCAGCGGCAGCGGCAGAGTACGTTCATCGTGTTGGTCGGACGGCCCGTATCGGAGGAAGAGGTAgcagcctcctcttcctcactccTGCTGAGACCGCCTTCATCACCGAACTGGCCAATCACCACATCAG CCTATCAGAGCTGAAGCTGCTGGACATCCTGTCCAGTCTGATGATGGATGACACCTACAAGGGGCGGGGCAAATACTACAGCAAG agtTCGTCTAAAGCCCTGGAGCaagagaccagagagagagcgacGGTCCTGCAGACAGAGTTTGAGAACTTTGTTCACTCAGACGCTCAGTCAGTGCAGAACGCCAAGAAAG cGCTGCAGTCCTTCCTGCGAGCGTACACCACCTACCCTGCCCACCTCAAACACATCTTCCACATCCGCTCCCTCCACCTGGGACACACCGCCAAGAGCTTTGGCCTCAGAGACGCTCCACAGGGCCTGAACGCTGCCCCGGGCCCCGGGGCCAAGACCcacaacaagaacaagaaccagaaccagaagaagag GTTCTCTCGCGGTCAGAGGGAGGACAGCCTGCTTTGCTCCGAGTTCTCCAGCGGGTTGGAGGGAGCAGACGCCAAGaccaagaagaaaaagaagaagaagaagacgacgACGACGTTTGGTCAgtcaggagaggaagaggaggaggaggagtaa
- the ddx31 gene encoding probable ATP-dependent RNA helicase DDX31 isoform X3, with amino-acid sequence MMSSATEDQLCLNICSSFSPSSSPRSKPLTTQQRWARKKHNAEKRRINSSEEEKKKRGSFKQRRLDKTAEEEEEEEEEEEEVVLQTEASPPADTQSPPTVQTDRRTPQKKKDAVRETGRSSIKTSSLFKHNPEIPEIHRPVVSQLKEKIFTSDSFSDLDLHPHLVATLNKVLNVSTVTSVQKRTIPVLLSGRDAVVQSQTGSGKTLSYAVPVVQSLQGLQQKVSRSDGPLAVVIVPTRELAQQTFQTFQKLLKPFTWIVPGVLMGGEKRKSEKARLRKGINILVSTPGRLVDHIKNTLSIAFSAVRWLILDEADRTLDLGFEKDLTVILNSLNSTGPSRQNVLLSATLTHGVTRLVDVCLQDPVNIHVSGPAPSDLTTTSSAVTSDPSTASQSESFALPESLKQYVVVVPSKIRLVCLAAFILDKCKFSQNNKLIVFFSSCEAVEFLHSLFTSVLSGPSTNQKPQLSFLRLHGNMKQEERSEVFQQFSVSNSGVLLCTDVAARGLDLPQVTWIIQYTPPAAAAEYVHRVGRTARIGGRGSSLLFLTPAETAFITELANHHISLSELKLLDILSSLMMDDTYKGRGKYYSKSSSKALEQETRERATVLQTEFENFVHSDAQSVQNAKKALQSFLRAYTTYPAHLKHIFHIRSLHLGHTAKSFGLRDAPQGLNAAPGPGAKTHNKNKNQNQKKR; translated from the exons atgatgtcatcagcaaCAGAGGACCAGCTGTGTCTGAACATCTGCAGCAGTTTCTCCCCCTCTTCATCCCCCCGGTCAAAACCTCTGACTACTCAGCAGAGATGGGCCAGA AAGAAGCACAacgcagagaagagaaggatcAACTcctcagaggaggagaagaagaagagaggctCCTTCAAACAGAGGAGACTGGACAAGAcagcagaggaagaagaagaggaggaggaggaggaggaggaggtggtgctACAGACTGAAGCTTCTCctcctgcagacacacag TCTCCACCCActgtgcagacagacagaaggacaccacagaagaagaaggaTGCAGTGAGGGAAACAGGAAGGAGCAGCATCAAGACTTCCTCTCTGTTTAAACACAACCCAGAGATCCCAGAGATCCACAG ACCAGTTGTCTCCCAGTTAAAAGAGAAGATTTTCACCAGTGACTCATTTTCAGACCTGGACCTGCACCCACacctg GTGGCGACACTGAACAAAGTCCTGAATGTTTCCACGGTGACCAg tgttcaGAAACGGACTATCCCAGTTCTCCTGTCGGGACGAGACGCTGTCGTTCAGTCTCAGACGGGTTCAG GTAAGACTCTGTCCTACGCCGTCCCCGTGGTTCAGAGTCTGCAGGGGCTCCAGCAGAAGGTCAGCCGGTCCGACGGTCCTCTGGCTGTCGTCATCGTCCCGACAAGAGAG CTCGCCCAGCAGACGTTTCAGACCTTCCAGAAGCTTCTAAAG CCGTTTACCTGGATCGTCCCAGGAGTCCTGatgggaggagagaagaggaaatcAGAGAAGGCCAG GCTTCGTAAAGGAATCAACATCCTGGTGTCAACTCCTGGACGTCTTGTGGATCACATCAAAAACACCCTGAGCATCGCCTTCAGTGCTGTTCGCTGGCTGATCCTGGACGAGGCCGACCG gacaTTGGACCTGGGTTTTGAGAAGGATCTGACCGTCATATTAAACAGTCTAAACTCTACAGGACCAAGCAGACAGAACGTCCTGCTGTCTGCTACATTAACACATG GTGTAACTCGGTTAGTAGACGTTTGTCTTCAGGACCCAGTCAACATCCACGTGTCTGGCCCTGCCCCCTCTGACCTCACCACCACCAGCTCTgctgtgacctctgaccccagCACAGCCAGCCAATCGGAGAGCTTTGCTTTGCCAGAGTCTTTGAAGCAATATGTGGTAGTGGTTCCCAGTAAGATCAGACTGGTCTGTCTGGCTGCTTTCATACTGGACAAATGCAAG TTTTCTCAGAACAACAAACTTATCGTCTTCTTCTCGAGCTGCGAGGCCGTCGAGTTCCTGCACTCCCTCTTCACCTCCGTCCTCTCTGGGCCCTCCACCAATCAGAAGCCTCAGCTCAGCTTCCTGCGTCTCCATGGCAATATGAAGCAGGAG GAGCGCTCGGAGGTCTTCCAGCAGTTTTCCGTGTCTAATTCTGGAGTCCTGCTGTGTACG GACGTCGCAGCCAGAGGTCTGGACCTTCCACAGGTCACCTGGATCATTCAG TACACTCCTCCAGCGGCAGCGGCAGAGTACGTTCATCGTGTTGGTCGGACGGCCCGTATCGGAGGAAGAGGTAgcagcctcctcttcctcactccTGCTGAGACCGCCTTCATCACCGAACTGGCCAATCACCACATCAG CCTATCAGAGCTGAAGCTGCTGGACATCCTGTCCAGTCTGATGATGGATGACACCTACAAGGGGCGGGGCAAATACTACAGCAAG agtTCGTCTAAAGCCCTGGAGCaagagaccagagagagagcgacGGTCCTGCAGACAGAGTTTGAGAACTTTGTTCACTCAGACGCTCAGTCAGTGCAGAACGCCAAGAAAG cGCTGCAGTCCTTCCTGCGAGCGTACACCACCTACCCTGCCCACCTCAAACACATCTTCCACATCCGCTCCCTCCACCTGGGACACACCGCCAAGAGCTTTGGCCTCAGAGACGCTCCACAGGGCCTGAACGCTGCCCCGGGCCCCGGGGCCAAGACCcacaacaagaacaagaaccagaaccagaagaagaggtaa
- the ddx31 gene encoding probable ATP-dependent RNA helicase DDX31 isoform X2, translating into MMSSATEDQLCLNICSSFSPSSSPRSKPLTTQQRWARKKHNAEKRRINSSEEEKKKRGSFKQRRLDKTAEEEEEEEEEEEEVVLQTEASPPADTQTDRRTPQKKKDAVRETGRSSIKTSSLFKHNPEIPEIHRPVVSQLKEKIFTSDSFSDLDLHPHLVATLNKVLNVSTVTSVQKRTIPVLLSGRDAVVQSQTGSGKTLSYAVPVVQSLQGLQQKVSRSDGPLAVVIVPTRELAQQTFQTFQKLLKPFTWIVPGVLMGGEKRKSEKARLRKGINILVSTPGRLVDHIKNTLSIAFSAVRWLILDEADRTLDLGFEKDLTVILNSLNSTGPSRQNVLLSATLTHGVTRLVDVCLQDPVNIHVSGPAPSDLTTTSSAVTSDPSTASQSESFALPESLKQYVVVVPSKIRLVCLAAFILDKCKFSQNNKLIVFFSSCEAVEFLHSLFTSVLSGPSTNQKPQLSFLRLHGNMKQEERSEVFQQFSVSNSGVLLCTDVAARGLDLPQVTWIIQYTPPAAAAEYVHRVGRTARIGGRGSSLLFLTPAETAFITELANHHISLSELKLLDILSSLMMDDTYKGRGKYYSKSSSKALEQETRERATVLQTEFENFVHSDAQSVQNAKKALQSFLRAYTTYPAHLKHIFHIRSLHLGHTAKSFGLRDAPQGLNAAPGPGAKTHNKNKNQNQKKRFSRGQREDSLLCSEFSSGLEGADAKTKKKKKKKKTTTTFGQSGEEEEEEE; encoded by the exons atgatgtcatcagcaaCAGAGGACCAGCTGTGTCTGAACATCTGCAGCAGTTTCTCCCCCTCTTCATCCCCCCGGTCAAAACCTCTGACTACTCAGCAGAGATGGGCCAGA AAGAAGCACAacgcagagaagagaaggatcAACTcctcagaggaggagaagaagaagagaggctCCTTCAAACAGAGGAGACTGGACAAGAcagcagaggaagaagaagaggaggaggaggaggaggaggaggtggtgctACAGACTGAAGCTTCTCctcctgcagacacacag acagacagaaggacaccacagaagaagaaggaTGCAGTGAGGGAAACAGGAAGGAGCAGCATCAAGACTTCCTCTCTGTTTAAACACAACCCAGAGATCCCAGAGATCCACAG ACCAGTTGTCTCCCAGTTAAAAGAGAAGATTTTCACCAGTGACTCATTTTCAGACCTGGACCTGCACCCACacctg GTGGCGACACTGAACAAAGTCCTGAATGTTTCCACGGTGACCAg tgttcaGAAACGGACTATCCCAGTTCTCCTGTCGGGACGAGACGCTGTCGTTCAGTCTCAGACGGGTTCAG GTAAGACTCTGTCCTACGCCGTCCCCGTGGTTCAGAGTCTGCAGGGGCTCCAGCAGAAGGTCAGCCGGTCCGACGGTCCTCTGGCTGTCGTCATCGTCCCGACAAGAGAG CTCGCCCAGCAGACGTTTCAGACCTTCCAGAAGCTTCTAAAG CCGTTTACCTGGATCGTCCCAGGAGTCCTGatgggaggagagaagaggaaatcAGAGAAGGCCAG GCTTCGTAAAGGAATCAACATCCTGGTGTCAACTCCTGGACGTCTTGTGGATCACATCAAAAACACCCTGAGCATCGCCTTCAGTGCTGTTCGCTGGCTGATCCTGGACGAGGCCGACCG gacaTTGGACCTGGGTTTTGAGAAGGATCTGACCGTCATATTAAACAGTCTAAACTCTACAGGACCAAGCAGACAGAACGTCCTGCTGTCTGCTACATTAACACATG GTGTAACTCGGTTAGTAGACGTTTGTCTTCAGGACCCAGTCAACATCCACGTGTCTGGCCCTGCCCCCTCTGACCTCACCACCACCAGCTCTgctgtgacctctgaccccagCACAGCCAGCCAATCGGAGAGCTTTGCTTTGCCAGAGTCTTTGAAGCAATATGTGGTAGTGGTTCCCAGTAAGATCAGACTGGTCTGTCTGGCTGCTTTCATACTGGACAAATGCAAG TTTTCTCAGAACAACAAACTTATCGTCTTCTTCTCGAGCTGCGAGGCCGTCGAGTTCCTGCACTCCCTCTTCACCTCCGTCCTCTCTGGGCCCTCCACCAATCAGAAGCCTCAGCTCAGCTTCCTGCGTCTCCATGGCAATATGAAGCAGGAG GAGCGCTCGGAGGTCTTCCAGCAGTTTTCCGTGTCTAATTCTGGAGTCCTGCTGTGTACG GACGTCGCAGCCAGAGGTCTGGACCTTCCACAGGTCACCTGGATCATTCAG TACACTCCTCCAGCGGCAGCGGCAGAGTACGTTCATCGTGTTGGTCGGACGGCCCGTATCGGAGGAAGAGGTAgcagcctcctcttcctcactccTGCTGAGACCGCCTTCATCACCGAACTGGCCAATCACCACATCAG CCTATCAGAGCTGAAGCTGCTGGACATCCTGTCCAGTCTGATGATGGATGACACCTACAAGGGGCGGGGCAAATACTACAGCAAG agtTCGTCTAAAGCCCTGGAGCaagagaccagagagagagcgacGGTCCTGCAGACAGAGTTTGAGAACTTTGTTCACTCAGACGCTCAGTCAGTGCAGAACGCCAAGAAAG cGCTGCAGTCCTTCCTGCGAGCGTACACCACCTACCCTGCCCACCTCAAACACATCTTCCACATCCGCTCCCTCCACCTGGGACACACCGCCAAGAGCTTTGGCCTCAGAGACGCTCCACAGGGCCTGAACGCTGCCCCGGGCCCCGGGGCCAAGACCcacaacaagaacaagaaccagaaccagaagaagag GTTCTCTCGCGGTCAGAGGGAGGACAGCCTGCTTTGCTCCGAGTTCTCCAGCGGGTTGGAGGGAGCAGACGCCAAGaccaagaagaaaaagaagaagaagaagacgacgACGACGTTTGGTCAgtcaggagaggaagaggaggaggaggagtaa